DNA sequence from the Paenibacillus azoreducens genome:
GTCGAGCTTTGCACGATTCATTTTCAGCCGCCAAGCTCGCGGGAAGCGCTGTTTGGCGCTTCGTTCTTCGGTGACGGAGCCTCGGCCTGCATCGTCCGCAGCGTTTCAAATGGCGAGGAGCATATGTTTCGATTGGGAAAAGGACAGTCGGTACTCATTCCTGGCTCTGAAGCGGAAATGACCTGGAAGGTGGGCGATCAAGGATTTGATCTCTTTTTATCGCCTGCGATTCCGAAGCTGCTCCGCACTTTTTTGCGGGAGGAAGTCCAGCATCTGCTGGATGGCCGGACTTTGCCGCATCTGTGGGCCATTCATCCGGGAGGAAGAGGGATCGTCGACGCCGTGCAGGACATGTTTGCCTTGGATGATTCTCAGGTCTTCTTTAGTCGCGAGGTTTTGCGGCGTTACGGAAATCTATCCTCAGCCACGATTTTGTTTGTATTGAAACAGATGAGGGAGAACCTTATTTTGCATGGTGAAAATCAGGCCCATGGAATATCGCTTGCATTTGGCCCGGGATTGACCGCTGAACTGCTCGCTTTTTCTTATGCTGCAAATACGGAAATGCTTGAGGTCTCCGGAAAAGATGCTGCCTATGTTTAGGGATCTAAGCCATCGATCGGTTAGGGCGGAATATATGGATGATTTCAGTTCCGGAGGTGAGGAGCTCTCCGAGGCGCTGCGGCATCTGCGCAGGCTGAACCGGATATTTGGCGCATCTGC
Encoded proteins:
- a CDS encoding type III polyketide synthase, which codes for MKDPIFEGEAAITGIGTSIPPNRLEQHEVFQRIEESCQTDEHVMRWARRIFRQCGVDTRYTCEPDFLAEAGTCRYMPGEDGRLVPTTSERMELYRKESVPLALKAAEEALADARLDPAAVTHLITVSCTGQFLPGLDARLVHELGLSLRVNRIPLIFQGCSAGLKAIQLAKSIVESDATHVVLVVCVELCTIHFQPPSSREALFGASFFGDGASACIVRSVSNGEEHMFRLGKGQSVLIPGSEAEMTWKVGDQGFDLFLSPAIPKLLRTFLREEVQHLLDGRTLPHLWAIHPGGRGIVDAVQDMFALDDSQVFFSREVLRRYGNLSSATILFVLKQMRENLILHGENQAHGISLAFGPGLTAELLAFSYAANTEMLEVSGKDAAYV